Proteins encoded within one genomic window of Synechococcus sp. PCC 7335:
- a CDS encoding diguanylate cyclase domain-containing protein: MEPINPSQGSALVETLVPVSSLAQAKLDIEQLPSDVFSPGHLPQHYLQQLSQHPGLHSGDLEQAARVITQAATYILGIDRASLWLYSMPDAFVLLDRYDRKSDTRYQGTRLNPKEHLPYFKTLGCRQGLIVEDISQPPASISYLIEKGLIYQRSGAFLELPLRCQSAVVGVLWCEHRQARQWTALENANATSITLLAAIAINNQQRSLLNDKLDQQHRKLRRETIEREQAEQAWQESQQFIQRLIDASTNILYVDSFADGRNFYVNRWIENVLGYEPYEMQRLGDHYLEKLVHADEKEMMIEQRQRLSTIKDGEIVENEYRLRHRQGGWRWLLCRETIFQRDSEGRPVQVFGTATEITNRKRAEVALQNFNQELEQLAKMDGLTQVANRRSFDKYMERVWSNVDSTQSSLSLILCDIDYFKRFNDTYGHQAGDLCLRQVAKAIEQAVKRNTDLVARYGGEEFAVVLPDTNVSGAKRVAEDICETVRQLNIMHSASEVSDRVTLSLGIASISSPQKIELDQLVAAADQGLYDAKSSGRDCFCVGAIER, translated from the coding sequence ATGGAGCCAATCAACCCTTCACAGGGAAGCGCCTTAGTTGAGACACTTGTTCCAGTATCTAGCCTTGCTCAAGCTAAACTAGATATCGAACAGCTACCATCAGACGTCTTTTCGCCAGGGCACCTACCCCAGCACTATCTTCAACAATTATCGCAGCACCCCGGGTTACATAGTGGTGATCTAGAACAAGCTGCCCGTGTGATCACTCAAGCTGCCACTTATATACTTGGGATTGATAGGGCTAGTCTTTGGCTTTACAGTATGCCGGACGCTTTTGTTTTGCTTGATAGATATGACAGGAAATCAGATACTCGCTATCAAGGCACTCGGCTAAATCCAAAGGAACATCTCCCTTATTTCAAAACGCTAGGCTGTCGTCAGGGACTAATCGTTGAAGATATCTCCCAGCCACCTGCTTCGATCAGCTATTTGATTGAGAAAGGCCTTATCTATCAACGTTCAGGCGCTTTTCTAGAATTGCCGCTCCGATGTCAAAGTGCTGTGGTCGGTGTGCTGTGGTGTGAGCATAGGCAGGCTCGGCAGTGGACTGCGTTAGAAAACGCTAATGCAACCTCTATTACGCTACTTGCGGCGATCGCTATCAACAACCAGCAGCGCAGTTTACTCAACGACAAGTTAGATCAGCAGCATCGAAAGCTTAGACGAGAGACAATTGAAAGAGAACAAGCTGAGCAAGCTTGGCAGGAAAGCCAACAGTTCATTCAGAGACTGATTGACGCAAGTACTAACATTTTGTATGTAGACAGTTTTGCTGATGGCCGTAACTTTTACGTCAATCGGTGGATTGAGAATGTACTAGGATACGAACCTTATGAAATGCAGCGGCTAGGCGATCACTACCTAGAAAAATTGGTGCATGCTGATGAGAAAGAAATGATGATAGAGCAAAGACAGCGGCTATCGACAATCAAAGATGGCGAAATCGTCGAAAACGAATATCGTCTTCGGCATCGTCAGGGAGGTTGGCGATGGCTACTATGCCGTGAGACTATCTTTCAACGTGACTCTGAGGGTCGTCCTGTTCAGGTATTTGGAACAGCAACCGAAATTACCAATCGCAAGCGGGCTGAAGTTGCACTTCAAAACTTCAATCAGGAGCTTGAACAACTCGCTAAGATGGACGGCTTGACACAGGTGGCCAATCGTCGCTCTTTTGATAAGTATATGGAGCGAGTGTGGAGCAATGTCGACTCTACGCAATCCTCGCTGTCGCTGATTCTTTGTGATATTGATTATTTTAAAAGGTTCAACGACACCTATGGGCATCAGGCAGGAGACCTCTGCTTGAGGCAGGTTGCTAAGGCAATTGAGCAGGCGGTGAAACGCAACACCGATCTAGTTGCTCGCTATGGTGGTGAAGAGTTTGCGGTGGTTTTACCCGATACCAATGTCTCGGGCGCAAAGCGCGTGGCTGAAGATATCTGCGAGACGGTTAGACAGCTCAATATTATGCACAGTGCGTCCGAAGTAAGCGATCGCGTCACACTTAGTCTCGGCATTGCTTCTATTAGCTCACCCCAAAAGATTGAACTCGATCAGTTGGTCGCCGCCGCTGACCAAGGTTTATACGATGCCAAATCTAGCGGACGCGACTGCTTCTGTGTCGGTGCTATAGAACGCTGA
- the ybaK gene encoding Cys-tRNA(Pro) deacylase, whose amino-acid sequence MPKTNAVRVLDSLGIKYELLSYFVDPNDLSATTTAQKLGLPTDQVFKTLVVNGDRKGIALAVVPGNYQLDLKALARLSGDRAMKTVLLKQVQPLTGYIRGGVTALACKKPYPVFLDEWAQAYEQIAISGGMRGLMILLRTADYIRATSATVGWISQEPLTQRS is encoded by the coding sequence ATGCCGAAAACGAATGCCGTTCGTGTCCTAGATAGCCTAGGCATTAAGTATGAGTTGTTAAGCTACTTCGTAGATCCTAACGACTTATCTGCAACTACGACTGCGCAGAAGCTTGGCTTACCTACAGATCAAGTGTTTAAAACGCTGGTTGTCAATGGCGATCGCAAAGGAATTGCCTTAGCTGTTGTACCCGGTAACTATCAGCTAGATTTAAAAGCCTTAGCCAGACTGAGTGGCGACCGCGCTATGAAGACTGTCTTACTCAAACAGGTTCAGCCGCTCACTGGTTATATTCGAGGGGGAGTTACTGCCCTAGCTTGCAAAAAGCCTTACCCAGTTTTTCTAGACGAATGGGCACAGGCATACGAGCAAATCGCTATTTCGGGCGGCATGCGAGGCTTAATGATTCTGCTCCGAACCGCAGACTACATCAGAGCAACTAGCGCCACTGTCGGATGGATCTCTCAAGAACCGCTAACTCAAAGAAGCTAG
- a CDS encoding response regulator, which yields MIVSKLKQTILIAEDDERTRTALVKSLEAADYIVIAAADGQAALQCFQTASDIIDLVVLDVMMPKLDGFQVCQRLRATSNVPIIMATVLGSSSDRVTGLEIGANDYIVKPFSTKELIARIRSILRRAARRQEHVSGVVHRSAIEIGQFVIDSSTRRAYIEGHNLRLTEIEFRLIELLASRPGHIFSRGDILEALWGYDANSAADTKTVDVHISRLRIKLNETTHNPKYIVTIRGRGYMFLVQR from the coding sequence TTGATAGTGAGTAAGTTAAAACAGACCATTCTTATCGCTGAAGACGATGAACGCACTAGAACAGCACTAGTCAAAAGTCTTGAGGCTGCTGATTACATCGTTATTGCCGCTGCGGATGGTCAAGCAGCGCTGCAGTGTTTTCAAACGGCATCTGACATCATCGATCTGGTCGTTTTAGACGTGATGATGCCGAAGCTGGATGGCTTTCAGGTGTGTCAAAGGCTTAGAGCCACTTCTAATGTTCCGATTATTATGGCAACCGTTCTAGGCAGCTCGTCAGACAGAGTGACCGGTCTAGAGATAGGTGCAAATGATTACATAGTCAAGCCCTTTTCCACCAAAGAACTAATCGCTCGTATTCGCTCTATCCTGCGCCGAGCCGCTAGGAGACAAGAGCATGTGTCGGGTGTGGTTCACCGGTCTGCTATCGAGATTGGCCAGTTCGTAATTGACTCTAGTACTCGTAGAGCCTACATAGAGGGACATAATCTGCGGCTTACCGAAATTGAGTTTCGTTTAATTGAATTGCTTGCTAGCAGGCCAGGACATATCTTCTCACGGGGAGATATTCTCGAAGCGCTGTGGGGATATGACGCTAACAGTGCAGCTGATACTAAGACGGTCGATGTTCACATCTCTAGGCTGCGAATCAAGTTGAATGAGACAACGCATAACCCAAAATACATCGTGACGATTCGTGGGCGCGGATATATGTTTCTAGTTCAGCGCTAG
- the proS gene encoding proline--tRNA ligase, producing MRLSQMLFVTLREDPAEAEIPSHKLLLRAGYMRRIASGLYAYLPLLQRVLDKVSAIVREEMNATGAQECLLPQLQPASLWKESGRWDTYTKAEGIMFSLGDRRDQELALGPTHEEVITAIARDMIRSYKQLPLHLYQIQTKFRDEIRPRFGLMRGREFIMKDGYSFHTDAESLKATYDQMYRTYSNILRRTGLAFRAVEADSGAIGGSGSTEFMVLAEAGEDEVLYTEDGHYSANVEKAVSLPPDAMPSPFSTYEKRDTPNTPTIASLCDFLECSPTQIVKNVLYQVSYDNGRRVLVLVSIRGDQDVNETKLQNALTNLAGEYEANTVLALEVPDAEAQAKWATKPLPLGYIAPDLSDDLIGKPEGLASEFLRIVDETAVELKNFVTGSNESGFHVVGANWGKEFVLPQRRMDLRTAIAGDRAVHDPTQIIQTARGIEIGHIFQLGHKYSEALGATYTSEQGKEVPLEMGCYGVGVSRLAQAAVEQSYDKNGIIWPVAIAPYHAIVVVPNIGDDDQMAAAKQLYDDLNSAGVETLLDDRKERAGVKFKDAELVGIPFRVVTGRSLKQGKVEVAKRANGEVEEIALDEAVHTIKGWVSAAIEK from the coding sequence ATGCGACTGTCTCAGATGCTTTTTGTCACGTTACGAGAAGATCCGGCGGAAGCGGAAATACCAAGTCATAAGCTATTACTAAGGGCTGGCTACATGCGCCGCATCGCTAGCGGTTTGTACGCTTATTTGCCTTTGCTACAGCGCGTGCTCGATAAAGTATCGGCAATTGTTCGCGAGGAGATGAATGCGACGGGCGCTCAAGAGTGCTTGCTGCCGCAGCTACAGCCTGCTTCGCTTTGGAAGGAGTCCGGACGATGGGATACCTATACTAAAGCCGAAGGAATTATGTTTAGCTTGGGCGATCGCAGAGATCAAGAGCTGGCGCTTGGCCCTACGCATGAAGAAGTGATTACGGCGATCGCCCGTGACATGATCCGCTCTTACAAGCAATTACCGCTACATCTATATCAAATCCAAACCAAATTTCGCGATGAGATTCGCCCTCGATTTGGTCTGATGCGTGGCCGCGAGTTCATCATGAAAGACGGCTATTCCTTTCATACTGATGCGGAGAGTCTAAAGGCTACTTATGACCAGATGTATCGGACGTACAGCAATATCTTACGTCGTACAGGGCTGGCGTTTAGGGCAGTCGAGGCAGATTCTGGTGCGATTGGTGGCTCAGGCTCGACCGAATTTATGGTCCTAGCCGAAGCGGGTGAAGACGAAGTGCTCTATACCGAGGACGGTCACTATTCTGCCAATGTAGAGAAAGCGGTTTCGTTACCACCCGATGCGATGCCTTCTCCTTTTTCGACCTATGAGAAACGCGATACGCCCAATACGCCAACGATTGCTAGTCTGTGCGATTTCCTAGAGTGCTCACCGACGCAAATCGTAAAAAATGTGCTGTACCAGGTGAGTTACGACAACGGACGGCGGGTACTGGTCCTAGTGAGTATTCGCGGCGATCAAGATGTCAATGAGACGAAGCTACAAAATGCGCTGACAAATCTAGCGGGTGAGTACGAAGCAAATACGGTACTAGCTTTGGAAGTACCGGATGCAGAAGCGCAGGCAAAGTGGGCGACTAAACCTTTGCCACTGGGCTATATTGCGCCCGATCTATCAGATGATCTCATCGGTAAGCCAGAAGGCTTAGCCTCTGAATTCCTGCGGATAGTCGACGAAACGGCGGTTGAGCTGAAGAATTTCGTGACAGGTTCCAATGAGAGTGGGTTTCACGTTGTCGGTGCGAACTGGGGAAAGGAGTTTGTGTTACCACAGCGCCGAATGGATTTGAGAACAGCGATCGCAGGTGACCGGGCCGTCCATGATCCAACTCAGATCATTCAAACTGCTAGAGGCATTGAGATTGGTCATATCTTTCAGCTAGGGCACAAGTATTCTGAAGCATTAGGGGCGACCTATACCAGCGAGCAAGGTAAAGAAGTGCCACTGGAAATGGGCTGCTATGGTGTGGGCGTTTCTAGACTGGCGCAGGCTGCAGTAGAGCAGTCTTATGACAAAAATGGGATTATTTGGCCGGTAGCGATCGCGCCCTATCATGCCATCGTGGTGGTGCCTAATATTGGCGATGACGACCAGATGGCGGCGGCTAAGCAGCTATACGATGACCTTAATTCTGCTGGTGTAGAGACACTCTTAGATGATCGCAAAGAACGGGCAGGCGTGAAATTCAAGGACGCTGAACTGGTGGGTATCCCCTTTCGAGTGGTAACAGGGCGATCGCTCAAACAAGGCAAAGTGGAAGTAGCCAAACGCGCTAACGGAGAGGTGGAAGAAATTGCGCTAGATGAAGCTGTTCATACAATTAAGGGCTGGGTGAGCGCCGCCATCGAAAAGTAA